DNA sequence from the Streptomyces sp. MST-110588 genome:
GCCACGTCCCAGACGCCCCCGTCCAGTCCGGGGGCGAGGAAGTGCCCTACGGCCCGCCTGATCCTGGACTCCCAGTCGGCCAGCGCCCGCGCGGTCAGCCTCTTGTTCATCGGTCGCCGTAGTTCACCGTGCCGTGGCGGGTCCGTGGACACCAGCATCTTTCCCGACGAGACGTCGTCGTGGCCGAGCTGGGTGAGGATACTGCCCCGCTGCGAGGTGAAGGACCGGTGGTCCGCCAGCACGCGGCAGGCGTCCTCGTACCGGGTCACCGACCAGAAGGCACGTCCGTCGGGGAGCACCTGGCGGTGCAGCGGCGCGCGGTCCCGCATCGCGGCCCAGACCTGGTGCGGGTCGCCCGCGGCGTGGAACTCCGGGTCGAAGAGGTCGATCGCCGCCAGGTCGACACCGTCGGTGACCGGGGCGCCGTCGGTGATCCTCATGCCGCCTCCCGTGCCGCGTCGATCGCCGCGGCCAGACCCGCCGGGGTGGGATCGAGGTAGAAGGTGACCGGTGAGATCTCGACGCCGTATTCACGCCGTAGGTCCGCCGTGATCCGCACGCCGACCAGCGAGTGGCCGCCGAGTTCGAAGAAGTCGTCGTCGGCGCCTATGCCCTCGATGCCCAGCAGGTCGCTCCACAGCCGTACCACCACGGTTTCCGTCGGGGTGCGCGGCTTGCGGTAGGCCGCTCTGAGGTCGGGCCGGCACGCTGTCTCCGCCGCGGCCAGCGCAGCGCGGTCGATCTTGCCATTCGTGGTCAGCGGCAGCGCGTCCACCACTTGGATCAGGGACGGGACGGCGTACGACGGCAGGGTCCCGGCCAGTTGGCGGCGCAGGTCCAACGTGGCGGGCAGGCTTGCCGGTCGCCCGGTGACGTAGGCGACCAGCCGCTTCCCGCCCGACGGCTGCGACTGCGCGACCACGGCCGCGGCCGTGACGCCGGGCAGTTGGCACACGGCGGACTCCACCTCGCCCGGCTCGATCCGGAAGCCACGGATCTTCACTTGGCCGTCGGCGCGCCCGTGGTACTCCAGCGTTCCGTCTTCAAGCCTGCTGACCAGGTCTCCGGTCCGGTACATCCGTCCTCCGGGGCAGGGGGAGAACGGGTCGGGCAGGAACCGCTGGGCGGTCAGCTCCGGGCAGTTCAGATATCCGTGGGCCAGTCCCTCTCCCGTCGCGAAGAGTTCGCCGATCCGGCCGTCGGCGACCGGGCGCAGGGCCGCGTCGAGGATGTACACCCCGGTGCCACGGATCGGACGGCCTATGGGTACGGAACCGGAGACCGGCTCGGTGACCGTGTGGCAACAGGTGAACGTGGTGTTCTCGGTGGGGCCGTAGCCGTTGATCAGTACGGTGTCTCCCAGGGCTGCCAGCGCCCGGTTGACGTGCGCGGGCGACAGGACGTCCCCGCCGGCCACCAGGTAACGCAGACCCTGCAGGTCCTCCAGGCCGTTGTCGACGACCTGCTGGAACAGACCGGCGGTCAGCCAGAGCACCGTGACACCCGCGCACCTGACGTGTTTGGTGAGTTCACCGGCCGACAGTTCCCGCTCGGGGGCCAGTTCCAGCCGGGCGCCGTTGAGCAACGGCCCCCAGACCTCCAGGGTGGAGGCGTCGAAGGCGAGCGGCGCGAACTGGAGGAAGACGTCGTCGGCCGCGACCGGCAGGAAGTCGCTGTCCACCACCAGGCGCGAGACCGCCCGGTGCGGTATACAGACGCCCTTCGGGGCACCGGTCGAACCGGAGGTGTAGGCGAGGTAGGCGACATGGTCCGCGGTCACTTCCGTCGGCCGCGGCAGCAGGTCGGGAAGCTCGCCCTCCAGTGACACCGGTGTGCATGACGACGGCAGCTCCGCCGGCCGTTCGGCACTCACGTCGGCATGGGTCAGGACGAACCGGACCCCCGCGTCGCGGAGCACCAGGCGCCTGCGCTCGGCCGGATACCGGTGTTCGAGGGCGAGATAGGCGGCGCCCGCCTTCAGGATGCCCAGCAGCCCGATGACGGTGGTGACCCGCCGCGCCCCGTCCAGGGCCACGACGTCTCCCGGGACGACACCCAGGTCCTGCAGGCGCCGGGCCAGACGGTCCGAGCGGTCGTCCAGTTCACCGTACGTCAGCTCACCGTCCTCCCCGCTCACCGCGACCCTGCCTGGGGCGCTGCGGGCCCGCCGGGCGAAGATCTCGCCGATCGGCAGCGGGCGCGATCGGTTCGGCACGTCCATGGATCAACCTCCACCCCTGGTCATCCAGGTGACATGTGCGGCTGTCGGCACCACGGCGGGACACCGGATGCTCGGCCGGAGTGGGCGGTGACCGTGCCCACGGGCCCCATCCTCAACACGCGTCTACTGAACCGCTGTCATAACGGGATCGGTGCGTCAGTAGTGCCGTGATAGTCCCGGTGTACCGGACCAGTGGTGCGGCGGCAGCGCGCCTGGTCAGCACCCGTGCCACTCGCTTGAGGTGATCCGCGGCCGGCCAGGGGCGACCGCAGCGACGTACTGTCCGGATCTCGTCAACGGCACGCGGAAGTGGACCCACGGGGGCCCTCTGCCGCGTCCCGCCCACCGCCGGCCGGTCGCCGGTTCCGGAGCCGGGCCTGGACGCGCATCAGCTCCAGACGGGCACCGGCCGCCGCTCCCCAGTCCGCGTTGCGCTCGTACGCGGTGATCGCCTCCCGCAGTATCAGCCGGCCGACCGGGACCCGGCCGAGTTCGGCGTCCGCCAGCCCCGTGCAGGGCGGCCTCCGGGGCACGGCCGCCGGGTCGCACCGCGCGCGTACGTGCTGGAGGACATCCGACAGGATGTCCTCGGCCTGCTGGAAGCATCCCTGCTCCTGCAGGAGGCTGCCTCGCACGTAGCGGGCTTCCGCCTCCACCTGCCAGCAACCGGTGGCACGGCACAGTTCCAGGGCTTCGTCCAGGTGACGGTGCGCGGTCCGCGGGTCGTTCCGGTCGCTCGCCCCACGTGCCATGTGGATCAGGACGCGGGCCGCGCCGGCACGGTCACCGACGTGACGGAAATCCTCCAGGGCGGCGGAGAACCCGGCCGCCGCCGTCCCGGTGTCCCCCCGCCGTTGTTCCAGCAGCGCCAGTGCGCACCGCGTCAGAGCCCGTGCGTGTATACCGCCGATTTCCTCGAAGAGTTCCAGGGCCGACACCAACTGCTGCTCGGCCGCGTCCGTCTGGCCTCGCCTCAGGTGGAGCAAGCCCATGGAGTACATCAGCGCGGCGTGTCCACGACGCAGCCCCTTCGCCCAGACCCTTTCGATCGTCTCCAGATGGGTTCGTTCCCAGTCGTCGAAGTAGCGCCGGTCCTCGAAGAGCGGCACCAGACCGACGGCGAGTTCCCAGCTCGCTTCCTCGTGACCGTGGGCCGCGGCGAGCGCTATGGCGGAGTACAGATTGGCCCGCTCGGAATCGAGCCAGTCGAGCGGGTCGACGAGGAGCCGTTCGAGGGCGTCCGGCGGCACCGGCCGACGTGGTGACCTTCCGCGCAGTACGGTGAAGTCCCCGTGGGAAATCCTCCGGTGCAGCTCGTCCATCGCGGTCAGCCAGCAGCCGACCACCCGGCCGATGGCCGCGTGCAGGGTCGCGGCATCCTCCCGCCTTTCCAGTTCCTCGCGGGCGAACAGCCGGACCAGCCCCGGCATCTTGTAGTAGGGACTGCCGATCCGGTCGATGCCGACCGTTTCGAGCACCTGGGCGTCGACCAGTGTTTCGAGCAGGTCACCCGCGCGGTAAAGGTCGACGTCCAGCAGTTCACCCGCCTCCCACACCCCTGTCGTCGGCCCTTCCACGAGGCTGAGGAGCCGCAGCAGTCTGCGGGCTTCCCCCTCAAGTCCGCCGTACGTCGCGGACAGCCGCGTTCGCAGGGCCAGGTCGCCGTGCGCCAGCTCGTCCAGCCTCCGGTGTTCCGGCGACAGACGACCGGCCATCCACGCCAGCGACCAGTGCGGACGGGCGGCCAGCCGGGCGCCCACGATGCGCAGGGCCAGCGGCGACCGGCCGACCAGACGGCACAGCCTTTCGGCCTCCTTCGGCTCGCGGGAGACCCGGTGTTCCCCGATGTCCCGCGCCAGCATCCCGAGCGCTTCGGTGTCGTCAAAAACATCCACGGTGAAGGACTGGGAGCCGGGGAGGCCCACGACCCGCGGACTTCCCGTGATCAGTACGGCGCACGAGTCGTCGTCGGGCAGCAGATGGCGCAACTGGTGCTCGCCGGTGACGTCGTCCAGCACCATCAGGATCCGCTTGCCGGCCGTCAGCCGACGGAACATTTCCGCCCGCTCACCCACCGTGGCCGGCAGTGAGGCCGCCGGCACACCCAGTGTCTCCAGGAACCGTGCGAGTACCTCCTCAGGTGGCTGCGGCTGCCCGTGGGAGCCGCCGAGACGGCAGTGCAGCCGACCGTCGGGGAACCTGTCGGCCAGCCGGTGCGCGATGTGCAGCGCCAGCGTGCTCTTCCCCACCCCCAGCGGTCCCGTCAGCACCACCGCGCGCAGGCCCCGTCCGCCGTCGCCGCCCAGCAGTCGCGTGATCCGATCGACCAGTTCCGTGCGGCCGATGAACTCCTCGCACTCGGGCGGGAGCTGGGCGGGGCCGTTGCATTCGCCCCGCGCCGGCGCTTCTTGGTGTTCCTGGGCCCTGGCAGGGGGAGACGGAGGCGCCTGCAAAGTGGCGTCGCCCGACAGGATGGCCCGTTCCAGACGCTTGAGTTCCTCCCCCGGCTCCAGGCCCAGCTCAGTGACCGACAGCCGCCGCCCGGCACGGTAGACGTCCAGGGCCTCCGCCTGCCGGCCGGAGCGGTACAGAGCGAGCATCAGCAGACGGCGCATCCCTTCCCGCAGTGGGTGTTCCTGGACCAGGGCATGCAGTTCCCCGACCATCTTGTGATGCCGGCCGGCCTGCAACTGGAGTTCCGCGTAGGTCTCCAGGGCCCACAGCCGGCTCTCTTCCATCTGCGACACCTTCGACCGCAGTTTTTCGCTGCTGGTACCGCTCAAAGCCCGGCCACGCCACAGGCCGATGGCTTTGTACAAAACCTTCCGCGCCTCGTCGGTACGCCCTTCGCGGATGAGCACGCTCGACTCCGCGATTTTCTTCGTGAACACTTTGCTGTCCAGGTGACCATCGGCGACGACGATCATGTAGCCGGGTTCCCGTGTGACGATCGCCGCTCCTTGACCGATTCCCGCGAGAACACTCCGCAAGGCGGAAACACAGGTCTGTATCTGCGTGCGGGCGGTATTCGGCGGATTTGCCCCCCAGACGGCGTCGATGAGGAATTCGGTACTGACGACCCTGTTGGCCTCCAGAAGCAGGGCCCCCAATACCACCTGCTGACGACCCCGCGGTAATCGGCATGCCCGCATGTCATGGCCGACGACCTCCAGTGGGCCGAGAATTCGATAGTGAACGATTCCCTTCGCCACCACGGGGACCCCCTTGAGTGAAATGCAAACAGCGAAGACTCGTCGGCGCAGTCTCTTCAGCCCATGCGGAAATTCTGGTGCACAGCGACAGAACCAGCCCACCGATGCACCGCGCACATCCCGTACGGGAACCCCTTCACCGACAACCTCCGCCTGGCGATGAACTGCGAAAAGACTTTGACATCGGCCCTGGTCCCCGTCAACGCTTTCCTTTTGCAACCGCCTGCGGACAGTCTCGGCACCCGAGGCCCCGGCGTCCTCCGGGTACGCCGACGCCCCTTCGGGCACAGGGCTCGAAGGGGCGTTCGTTCAGCCGTGGAACGGGACGCGGTATTCAGGATTTACGGCGATACCCTGGTCACCGCTTGGCGCGGGAGGCGGCGCGACCGCGCTCCTTCTGGTCCAGGACGACCTTGCGGATGCGGACCGCCTCCGGGGTGACCTCGACGCACTCGTCGTCGCGGCAGAACTCCAGGGACTGCTCCAGGGAGAGCTTGCGCGGCGGGACGATCGCCTCGAAGGAGTCGGCGGAGGAGGAGCGCATGTTGGTGAGCTTCTTCTCCTTGGTGATGTTCACGTCCATGTCGTCGGAGCGGGAGTTCTCGCCGACGATCATGCCCTCGTACACCTCGGTGCCGGGATCGACGAAGAGGACGC
Encoded proteins:
- a CDS encoding BTAD domain-containing putative transcriptional regulator; translation: MIVVADGHLDSKVFTKKIAESSVLIREGRTDEARKVLYKAIGLWRGRALSGTSSEKLRSKVSQMEESRLWALETYAELQLQAGRHHKMVGELHALVQEHPLREGMRRLLMLALYRSGRQAEALDVYRAGRRLSVTELGLEPGEELKRLERAILSGDATLQAPPSPPARAQEHQEAPARGECNGPAQLPPECEEFIGRTELVDRITRLLGGDGGRGLRAVVLTGPLGVGKSTLALHIAHRLADRFPDGRLHCRLGGSHGQPQPPEEVLARFLETLGVPAASLPATVGERAEMFRRLTAGKRILMVLDDVTGEHQLRHLLPDDDSCAVLITGSPRVVGLPGSQSFTVDVFDDTEALGMLARDIGEHRVSREPKEAERLCRLVGRSPLALRIVGARLAARPHWSLAWMAGRLSPEHRRLDELAHGDLALRTRLSATYGGLEGEARRLLRLLSLVEGPTTGVWEAGELLDVDLYRAGDLLETLVDAQVLETVGIDRIGSPYYKMPGLVRLFAREELERREDAATLHAAIGRVVGCWLTAMDELHRRISHGDFTVLRGRSPRRPVPPDALERLLVDPLDWLDSERANLYSAIALAAAHGHEEASWELAVGLVPLFEDRRYFDDWERTHLETIERVWAKGLRRGHAALMYSMGLLHLRRGQTDAAEQQLVSALELFEEIGGIHARALTRCALALLEQRRGDTGTAAAGFSAALEDFRHVGDRAGAARVLIHMARGASDRNDPRTAHRHLDEALELCRATGCWQVEAEARYVRGSLLQEQGCFQQAEDILSDVLQHVRARCDPAAVPRRPPCTGLADAELGRVPVGRLILREAITAYERNADWGAAAGARLELMRVQARLRNRRPAGGGRDAAEGPRGSTSACR
- a CDS encoding non-ribosomal peptide synthetase: MDVPNRSRPLPIGEIFARRARSAPGRVAVSGEDGELTYGELDDRSDRLARRLQDLGVVPGDVVALDGARRVTTVIGLLGILKAGAAYLALEHRYPAERRRLVLRDAGVRFVLTHADVSAERPAELPSSCTPVSLEGELPDLLPRPTEVTADHVAYLAYTSGSTGAPKGVCIPHRAVSRLVVDSDFLPVAADDVFLQFAPLAFDASTLEVWGPLLNGARLELAPERELSAGELTKHVRCAGVTVLWLTAGLFQQVVDNGLEDLQGLRYLVAGGDVLSPAHVNRALAALGDTVLINGYGPTENTTFTCCHTVTEPVSGSVPIGRPIRGTGVYILDAALRPVADGRIGELFATGEGLAHGYLNCPELTAQRFLPDPFSPCPGGRMYRTGDLVSRLEDGTLEYHGRADGQVKIRGFRIEPGEVESAVCQLPGVTAAAVVAQSQPSGGKRLVAYVTGRPASLPATLDLRRQLAGTLPSYAVPSLIQVVDALPLTTNGKIDRAALAAAETACRPDLRAAYRKPRTPTETVVVRLWSDLLGIEGIGADDDFFELGGHSLVGVRITADLRREYGVEISPVTFYLDPTPAGLAAAIDAAREAA